In Litoribacterium kuwaitense, a single window of DNA contains:
- a CDS encoding homoserine dehydrogenase has protein sequence MKDYVSVGLLGFGTVGTGVAEIIYRHQEQLIHKVGCPIKVEKVLVRDASKERDLAYDDVVLTEDPDDVILDPTIDVIVEVMGGVEETRERLVKALENKKSVITANKDLIAVYGTELHDIAQENNCDLFYEASVAGGIPILRSLADGLASDRITKMMGIVNGTTNYILTKMVQDGRTFEDVLFEAQKLGYAEADPTSDVEGIDAARKMAILATLGFSMNVQLDDVDMTGISQVSGDDLIYCTKMGYVMKLIGIAEREGDEIEVSVQPTLLPSSHPLAAVNDEFNAVYVYGEAVGETMFYGPGAGKLPTATSVVSDVIEVVRNMRLGVSGKAVVAAQYEKKLKSAEQIKSKYFFRLKVRDEIGVFSKITYLFTQNNVGFERIMQLPLEGEEGIAEIVLITHSAQKSAYDTVVNALNDLDVVYQINSSYRVEGE, from the coding sequence GTGAAAGACTACGTCTCAGTCGGATTACTCGGCTTTGGTACGGTTGGAACGGGTGTTGCGGAAATTATATATCGACATCAAGAACAGTTAATCCATAAAGTAGGTTGTCCAATAAAGGTAGAGAAAGTCCTCGTGAGAGATGCAAGTAAAGAAAGAGATTTAGCCTATGATGATGTTGTCCTTACAGAAGATCCTGATGATGTGATTCTTGACCCTACAATTGATGTGATTGTGGAAGTCATGGGTGGCGTCGAGGAGACGAGGGAACGCTTAGTTAAAGCCCTTGAAAATAAAAAAAGTGTTATTACTGCAAACAAAGATTTAATTGCAGTGTATGGTACAGAGTTACACGACATTGCTCAGGAAAATAACTGCGATTTATTTTATGAGGCGAGTGTTGCCGGAGGAATTCCAATTCTTCGCAGCCTTGCTGATGGTTTGGCTTCAGACCGCATAACAAAAATGATGGGGATTGTGAACGGAACGACGAACTACATTTTGACGAAAATGGTGCAAGATGGGCGGACATTTGAAGATGTATTGTTTGAAGCACAAAAGCTCGGATATGCTGAGGCTGACCCGACTTCTGACGTTGAAGGCATTGATGCAGCGCGCAAAATGGCGATTTTGGCAACGCTCGGTTTCTCTATGAATGTACAGCTGGATGATGTCGATATGACGGGGATTTCGCAAGTATCAGGAGACGATCTCATCTATTGTACAAAAATGGGCTATGTCATGAAGTTGATCGGAATTGCAGAGCGCGAGGGAGACGAAATAGAAGTTTCTGTACAGCCGACTTTATTGCCATCATCTCATCCATTAGCGGCTGTCAATGATGAATTCAACGCTGTTTACGTATATGGAGAAGCGGTCGGTGAAACGATGTTTTATGGCCCAGGCGCTGGTAAGCTACCAACAGCCACATCTGTCGTTTCCGACGTCATTGAGGTCGTTAGAAACATGCGCCTAGGCGTTAGTGGAAAAGCAGTTGTCGCTGCTCAATATGAGAAAAAGCTAAAAAGTGCTGAACAAATAAAATCAAAATATTTCTTCCGTTTAAAAGTGCGTGATGAAATAGGTGTGTTTTCTAAAATTACGTATCTGTTTACACAAAACAATGTCGGCTTTGAGCGCATTATGCAGCTCCCACTTGAAGGTGAGGAAGGCATTGCGGAAATTGTCTTAATTACACATTCAGCCCAAAAATCAGCGTATGATACTGTTGTTAACGCATTAAATGATTTGGATGTCGTCTATCAAATTAATAGCAGTTATCGAGTGGAAGGGGAGTAA
- the thrC gene encoding threonine synthase, giving the protein MNWNGLIEEFKELLPVNERTPKLSLQEGNTPLVPLEKLSKELGISLYAKYEGANPTGSFKDRGMVMAVAKAKEEGSQAVICASTGNTSAAAAAYAARAGLRCVVVIPEGKIAMGKLAQAVMYGAEVISIEGNFDEALKMVRKISETEAFTLVNSVNPYRIEGQKTGAFEICRQLGEAPDVLAIPVGNAGNITAYWKGFKEYHNAHSTQLPVLHGFQAEGAASIVYNKVIEQPETVATAIRIGNPASRDKAVAALNESDGYISAVTDEEILLAYQTMTRKEGVFAEPASNASIAGVMKHVEQGKIKPGAKVVAILTGNGLKDPGVAIDNAGVEVTKLPNDEKAVADHIKSLVSV; this is encoded by the coding sequence ATGAATTGGAATGGCTTGATTGAGGAGTTTAAAGAGTTACTACCGGTCAACGAGCGTACACCGAAGCTTTCACTTCAAGAAGGAAATACCCCACTTGTTCCTTTAGAAAAGCTTTCTAAGGAGCTTGGTATTTCTCTTTATGCTAAATATGAAGGGGCAAACCCAACTGGATCATTTAAAGATCGCGGCATGGTTATGGCCGTTGCGAAAGCGAAGGAAGAGGGCAGCCAAGCAGTCATTTGTGCATCGACCGGCAATACGTCCGCTGCCGCAGCGGCGTATGCTGCACGCGCAGGACTTCGCTGTGTTGTTGTTATACCTGAAGGGAAAATTGCGATGGGGAAGCTCGCTCAAGCAGTCATGTATGGTGCTGAAGTGATCTCTATCGAAGGGAATTTTGATGAGGCGCTAAAAATGGTGCGTAAAATTTCTGAGACAGAAGCCTTTACCCTTGTCAATTCCGTCAATCCATATCGAATTGAAGGACAAAAAACAGGTGCCTTTGAAATTTGTCGTCAGCTCGGTGAAGCGCCTGATGTATTAGCAATACCCGTAGGGAATGCTGGGAACATTACGGCCTATTGGAAAGGGTTTAAAGAATACCACAACGCGCATTCTACTCAGCTTCCCGTCCTTCACGGCTTCCAAGCCGAAGGAGCAGCATCGATTGTTTATAACAAAGTGATTGAGCAGCCAGAGACAGTTGCAACAGCGATTCGAATTGGAAATCCAGCGAGTCGTGATAAGGCGGTCGCAGCGCTAAATGAATCAGATGGTTACATTAGCGCGGTTACTGACGAAGAAATTCTACTCGCTTATCAAACGATGACGCGGAAGGAAGGGGTATTTGCCGAGCCGGCTTCCAACGCGTCGATAGCTGGTGTGATGAAGCATGTAGAGCAAGGAAAAATTAAGCCAGGTGCAAAAGTCGTCGCGATTTTAACTGGAAACGGATTAAAAGATCCAGGGGTGGCGATTGACAATGCAGGTGTCGAAGTGACAAAGCTACCAAACGATGAAAAAGCAGTTGCTGACCATATTAAAAGCTTGGTGTCAGTTTAA